The DNA window ATGGACCAAGATTTTAACTTCTAATCAAACGAAACAATGCAAGTCTGTCAACTATATTCTCGTCGATCTGATACCAAAGAAACTAGAAAATTAAACTTAAAAACATTCGATTAGTGTGAAAGAAACTAAAAAGAATAatatttggcaaaaacttatgcgagacagtctcacggatcgtatttgtgagacgaatctcttgtttgagttatccatgaaaaaatattattttttatgctaatagtattattttttattatgaatatgggtaggattgacccgtctcacagattaggatccgtgagacgatttcacataAAACCCACTCATAGTATTTAGGTGACGTAAATACAAGATCATGCGATCGATACACCTCTTCAATTCTTTCCTTTAACTTAATTGTTTTGTTTCGCAAGCCTATCAAATTCCATTCCGTCAAGAATAAAGCATAATTTTTACAAgttctaattaattaaagaaaaaacacttttaaattatttttgtaatCATCACATTTTAGAGGAAGAATATTTGTAGATTTTTTAATGCATAAGTTATTGAAAATGTAGTGAATTAGCCCCATGAGAATGAAGAAGATATTTGTAACATTagatatttattaatttatgtcATCGAAAAGGAACCACCATTCATTGGATttagatatttatttattattatttttattatttaattaaacttTATCAAAGTTTCCTGGAACCATTTTTATGCCATATATACTCGTACCTGTACTAAAGCCAAAAAAATTGTCTTTTTGACAagtcaataattaattttattatcaTCATCATTTGTTTAAAGATTATAAAATCGGACTCATGttattttaccaaaaattatagtaaatgataataataaaattctaattttatttcataAGATGGCCAAAAGCCAATACCAAGAAAATTTACAtcataattttgttttttttttttggttttttttttaattcttttcACAAGTTTTAGTTTGTTTGATAGAATGAATTAATAGCTCATACATATTATATGTATAGTAacgaataaaaaatataatgggTATGTAGGattgaaattaattaataaaattagatTTATATACATTAACAAGTGGCATTTGGATTTATTTATTTCTTGGGATGcgtatttaatatatttatttattgtttatcattTTCATGTGGAAGAGCCTGCCTGCACATGTTCAATGTACCATTTGCATGCACAAAAGCAACACAGTTGGTTCGTTTATGATTTGGTTCGATTATCGATAAAAACTTATacttgttaaaaatcaaattaagCCAGGCCTAAATTTTcgttttaaatgatattttatatatattatttttattcaaattaaagatatagattgtttttatttggataatccatgaaaaagtattactttttatgctcagagtattactttttattgtgaatatgggcagggttgacccgtctcacagattgagatccgtgagacggtctcacatgagacctactcctcTAAGAAATGCTTCCACATCATCCATTATTgagtataaaaataatttaatgcatcttcaatttttttaatatatttatgtcAATATAGTAATAATAACGAAAACTAAATAAAGATTTGGGGCTATAAAAATACATGTATTTAGAAATATGACAGTTTTTGTCACAAAAGATTtctatttgtttatttaattacctaattaaataatttgcaATTTTTGCATGAAATTCTTGATACTTTGTTATGATCAAACGCTCACAAAAGTTATACTTGTTAGCCACTGTTAAAGAAAGAGGAAAAACAATATGCAAACTGATATGTGTTATGTGTATGTGTTTTTGATTTTCAATAAATCAATCATTTACTGTTTTTCATGTGAAAAGACATGATCTTTCATTCATATCGGTGTCCCTTGGCTATTATAACTGACCATAATCATCAAACAATGCTAAAGAAATGAAAAAATACCAGAAAAATCCGAAGGGACATGAAAAAATGCGAAGGGGCGCGTGCAGGTGCACCCGCGCACGCGCGGCCGAGCGCTCGGCAGCGCCTACCGAGAGCCCTCGACAGGCGCGCGCACCCTTGCAGATCCGCGCGCGGGTAGCAGGCGCGCGCAATAGTGCGCAGATCCGTGCGCGAGTGCGCCCCTACTACtgtcctcttttttttttctttccggTTTCCGTCCTTTACACGTCCTGACCACTCGTTTGAAGTTCTTTCAACATCCGATGAACTCGTTTCGAGTTTAATTCAGAACAATCGAACTTAATATTTGTTTATTAAGCTTCGTTATTCGTTTCGAATTTTTCCAATCAAACAGATTGATTAACTTGCttaattttcatttattaaGCATCAAATTAtccaacaatcccccacatgaatgaTTGTGATGCATAAGAGAGAGTATATACGAAAAACTATCGCATTAGGAGAGGTAGCTTTTGGCTTTGAACCTTCCCTAGTGAAATACAATCGAATTTACTAGGCCACGGAGTAAACTTGATGTCTTGAATACCCACAAGATAACCTTTCTTCCATTTCCATTTTGTTTTATCGGTTGTGTCCGTTTTGGCCATGGAACACATCTTGGCTTCATATGTGTTTCATCGAGAAGGCCCGTCCTCACACGTACATAGGTGATCTCCTTGTAAAAGGGTATCCTACTTACCCCACTTTTGCAAGCTACAGAATCATTAAGAGTACAATACTTAACCTCACTACATTTGTAGGCAACTTCACTCATCGTCTTAGGAATGAGGAGTGATTCCTCGAGTTCTCATAACTTAGTTGTCTCATTGAACCAAAATCTTGGGATCTCCAATCAACAAGGTTGGGTTGCCACTATGAAAACTTTATTTGGTAGGTGTTAAGCTCATTTCTCTTGACAAACAGTACATTTGATCTCTATTTAATGCTTTTGTAAGCGGATCCGCTAAGTTATCCTTTGATTTAATATAATCAACAGATATAACTCTATTAGAGATAAACTATAGCACAGTATTATGTCTTCGACGAATGTGTCGAGACTTACCATTGTACATACTGTTTTGTGCCCTTGCAATTACCGACTGACTGTCGCAATGTATCAAGATTGCTGGCACTGGACTTGTCCAACATGGAATGTCCTCTAGAAAGTTGCGAATCTATTCAGCTTCTTCTGCAGCTTTATCTAGCTCTATGAACTCTGATTCTATAGTAGATCTAGCAATGTAAGTTTGTTTCGATGACCTCCAAGAGACTGCTCATCCACCAATACTAAATACATAGCCGTTGGTGGATTTGGAGTCCTTGGTGTCAAAAATCTAATTTGCATCACAATATCCTTCAAGTAATGTAGGATACCTTGTGTAATTTATTCCATATTCTGAGATGTGCTTTAAATATCTAAGCACCCTTGTCAACGCCAAATGGACATTCACATCTAAAGGCGTTTTTACTGGGGTAGAATCATAAGCATTAAACTTCTTCAACACTGTTTCTACATAATGAGACTGAGAtaagactattgcttctggAGTTCTAAAAATTTTGATCCCTAGAATTACATCAGCAATACCCATAtctttcatatcaaaatctttTGTCAACATTTTCTTTGTACCCTTAATCAACTCTTGGCTATTCCCCATTATTAgcatgtcatccacatatagaCATACTATCACATAAGATTCTCGAGTGCCTTTAATGTAAACACATTTGTCACACTTATTAGTCTTACATCTATTTGACAATACTACATTGTCAAATTTTTTGTGCCACTGCTTGGGCGCTTGTTTTTGTCCATATAGTGACTTAATTAAACGGCATACCTTTCTTTCTTGTCCTTTAACAATGAAGCATTCAGGTTGCTCCCTatatatttcttcttcaagttcaCCATTTAAGAATGCTGTTTTGAAATTCATTTGTTGTATCTCAAGGTTATACAAAGCCGCAATAGCAATGAGCACACGAATGGATGTTATTCTTGAAACTTGTGAATACGTGTCGAAGAAATCATTACCTTGTCTTTGTTTATAGTCTTTGGCCACAAGCCTggctttgtatttttcaatactTCTATCAACTctaattttctttttcaatattCATTTGCATCCCAATGGCTTGGTACCTGGTGGAAGATCCACTAGTTCCCCATTTCTTGACTCAATTGTCATGCCCGTATTCATTTCTGTATTTTCAGACTTGTGCACTATAAACATATAGGCATTACTATTATGTGCATATCCGATGAATATGCAGTAGATCGTCTTTGGTCCAATTCGCTCTTGTTTAGGCTTTGGTATTTCAACCTTAGCTAGACACCCCCACACTTTAAGGTACTTGTAGGAAGGCTTATGACCTTTTCACAATTTGTAATGTGACTTGTCATTTTTATTATGGGGTATCTTGTTCAGGATGTGATTAGCCGATAATTTTCTTCCCCCCACAAGTTTTGGGGTAGTCCTGAACTTATTAGCATAGAATTCATCATATATTTCAGAGTTCGATTCTTTATTTCGGCAATGCCATTCGATTGAGGTGAATAAGAAGCAGTCGTTTCATGAATTACGCCCATAGATGTGCAGAATTCATCAAAAGGTGCTCTGTATTCGCCCTCTCTATTGCTTCAAACCTTCTTTATTTGTTTGCCTAGTTGATTCTCAACTTCGGTCTTATAACCTTTGAATGCTTCAAGAGCTTCCTCTTTCGACCTCAAAAGATATACGTAACAGTACCTTGTATGATCATCAATGAATGTCAAGTAGTATCTTTTCCCTCCTCTAGTTTGTACAAACTTTAAATCACCAATATCGGTGTGTATTAGTTCTAGAGGAGTTGTACATCTTTTAATTGAGTGGTAAGGCGCTTTGGTCATTTttgcttcaacacatatatcgcATTTTTGTGTTGGATTGACGTTGTGTTTAGACAATAATTCCAGTTTCATTAAACGTTACGGCAAGGTACTGAAATTTACGTGTCATAAACGAACATGCCATAATTGAGAACACTCAAGCAAGTAAATAGAACTTTTGTCTTTATTACTTTCAACAACATTTTGGCTTATAGCAATTACATTCAACTTGAAAAGTTCTTATCGAGATATCATTTTCCAATAAAATGATAATTCTTGGTCAATACAACCTTGTTAGACTCAAATACTAGTCTAAACCCGTGTTTGACCAACATAGACCACGACACGAGGTTCTTTATTATGTCTGGTACATGAAGTGCATAAACAAGGGTTACTTCCAAACCCGATGTCATCTTCAGTACTACATTGCCGGTGCCCACCATCTCAGATGTAGCGGAGTTCCCCATGTATAGTTTTCTCCCGGTCGATGGAGTGTATGTGGAGAACATCCCCTTGTTGGAGCATATGTGTCGAGTTGCTCCAGTATCAACCGAACAATCGTTGGGGTTTCCACCAAATTTGCTTTCAACAAATCAAGTTCAGAAAAATCAAATGGTACCGACCTTTCTCGAACTACGTTGGTTTGAGGATTTCCCTTCTTTGGCTTCCTACAATCTTTAGCCATGTGATTCAGTTTTCCGCAGTTATAACAAGTGCCTTTGAACTTCTTCTTATTTGGTAGTTGTTGGCCTTGTTGTGGTTGATTCTCAATGATCCTTTTCTTCCCTTTGTAACTCGATTCAACAATGTTCTCCCTTGCTGCCATTTTACTTGCCTTGGCCTCGATGCTCTTGTTTTCCTCTTTTATCCTCAATCTCACAATGAGATCCTCCAATCTCATCTCCTTTCTTTTATGCTTCAATTAATTCTTGAAATCCTTCTACAACGGAGGGAGTTTCTCGATCAAAGCAGCAACTTGGAAGGATTCGCTTAGACTTATTCCTTCCGCATGAATCTCATGCAAGAGAAGTTGTAGTTCTTGCACTTGACTCATCACAgattttgagtccaccatcttGTAGTCAAAAAATCTCCCAACAATAAACTTCTTCAAACCCGTATCCTCCGCCCTGTATTTCTTATCAAGCATATCCCAAAGTTCCTTGGCGGTCTTAACTTGACAATAGACATTGTACAATGCATTGTCAAGTCCATTGAAGATGTAGTTCTTGCAGAAAAAATCAATTTGGTTCCATGCATCCAAAGCGGCCCTCATGTTGGTGTTTGTCTCATTTTCAGCAACGGTGGGAGGATCCTCTTTCAAGAACCTTGAAAAACTCAAGGTTGTGAGATATAAGAACATCTTTTGTTGCCATCTTTTGAAATCTGCACTATAAAACTTTTCTGGTTTCTCTCTTGGTGCAACGGTTTCATGTGGTGTTGTAGATAATGATGCCATTGAGATTCTTCTTGCAAATGATCAAAAATCCaaaattcttcttaagattgttgtttgtggtattcaaaatatgacaggaaaaacaagaagaaaataaAGAGTATGGCTTGTAGAGGCAAATATTGAATATTCTCTCCTTAAAAAGAATTTGTCCCTCACAATGTGTTAAAGATTTGTGGCAATCTTCTCCCAAGATACAACTACAACTCTTGGATAATTagcactcaaatattcaagttctATAACAAGGAAATGAATGGAACTCTCTCTTGTTGAAGAATGAAGAAGAACAATATGCAAAATGATATGTGTTATGTGTATGTATTTTTGATTTTCaataaattaatcatttaatgtttttcatgtgaaaAGACGCGATCTTTCATTCATATTGGTATCCCTTGACCATTGTAACTAACCACAATCATCAAAAAATGCCAAGGAAATGAAAAAATACCAGAAAAATCCGAAGGGACACGAAAAAAGCAGGCGCCCCTGCGCGTGCGCTGTTGAGCGCTCTCGGCAGTGCTGGGCAGCGCCTGCCCAAAAAACGTGTACGGGGCGCGCTTCCTGCTATCCGCGCGTGGATCTTCCGTCCCTTGCATTTTCCGACTACTCGTTTAAAGTTCTTTCAACATCCGATGAACTCGTTTCGAGTTTAATTCAGAACCACCAAACTTAATATTCGTTTATTAAACTTCGTTATTCGTTTCGAATTTTTCCAATTAAATACATTGATTAACttgcttaattttcattcatcAAGTATCAAATTATCCAACACTATTTACAATAtacatatttattaattattagtgtacgatgagacgagtcaactctaccgatattcacaattaaaagtaatactcttagcataaaaagtgatactttttcatggatgatccaaataaaagatctgtctcataaaatacgactcgtgagaccgtcttacacaagtttttgtctaatattattataaaaaataatctaaacaatttttttgaaatataaaattatatttgatgATTGATAGTAATTTTTTCAAGAAAGAGAAACGAATTTTCTTGGAGCACAACGCTCATATCCGATTTTCGCAAAGCTAGAAACAAAGAGAAAATAGCTGATATACCTTTGAAAGGAAATCAAGATAAGATATGGTCACTGCCAAGGAATTGTTCATTCAAGCTTAATGTGGATGCGGCTGTGAACGTGGAGAGTCACAAATTTAGCATTGGTGGAGTAGTTCGAGACAACCAAGGACGTTTGATGTTGGCTTTTGGTAAGCAGATAAACCAACCCTTGTCAGTAGTACATGGTGAATTACTGGCGATTCGGGAAGGAATTATTCTTCTCTACGATAAAGGTCTTTCTAATGTACAAGTAGCATCTGATTCTCTATTGACAGTGCAAGCAGTCACTACCGAACAAGATGATCTTGGCTATATTGGACTTTGTGCACTGGACATCAAGGAGCGATTGAAGAGACCTTCAATCTCTGAATGCATTCATGTCTGTCGATTGTCGAATAATGTTGCTCATAATATTGCTCGTTTTGCTTGTTCTTCGCCTTCTCTTTTTGTTTGGATGAATGGTGAATTTCCCTTTTGGTTGGTTAATCTTGTAATGGATGATTTTAATCAATAAAGTTATGAGTTtaccttaaaaaaataaattaaatttgtttgtgtttaataatttttgtataaaaatatatattattttttaaagataCGATATAGATGAGTGATTAGATAAGTGAGATAATATGaagttttaaataaattaaagataAGTTCCAGAAAATATCGAAAAAAGATACAAAGATGTATGAAAATTACAAATAAACtcatggcaaaaatttgtgtgagacggtttcacgggtcgtatttgtgagacagatctcttatttaggtcacccatgaaaaagtattattttttatgctaagagtattactttttattatgaatatgagtaaggttgattcgtctcacagattatgatccgtgagacggtctcatatgagactcactctaaactcacacaaataaatttaattaacaaAACTACaaaggttaaaaaaaaaaaactttgacgTCACATTGACATGTGAAAATTAGTTAATATGAAGTGCTCAAGTTTAATAATATAGAATGTATATATTAATCAAAAATCGAATCCAATATATGtccaaaaatatttattttatgattttcatgatatcatatttttaaatctATACTATACATAAATGTTGAAACCTTAGTGGTCCGACTTTGTAATATCAATTAATTTTTATGAAATACTATATTTatgtatataattattatttttcatattatttactaataataacaatatatatttcacttttaaaattcagaaattcaaatattatatctataaatcatatatctagtataattacattattcttatctaaataataataaaaaactataataatattttataaatcatGATCATAATTTATATACGTAATAATCGTTATTTTTATACATGTATCTGATGTACGTCATCagtcaattataataaaaaatgttAAACGTGTAAATCATATTAAActccattattttattttatctaaaCTAAATATCTGActacatattttaatattacATATATACaggtaaaaatattattaaataactaATTAAGCTTTTTGGgagtttttaattattaattaataaattaattactttAGAGTTTAAAATATACTTATTGGTATGCATATGTCCGTCCCACTTGGCTTTACTTGTTAGCGTCTGTCTCATCTTCTCCATTCCAGGTACTGATGCGCATACTCACATCTCTGTGTGTATTTATTTGAGCCTCGGGAGCCCATTTTTTCATGGAAAGACGGTTTTTTGAAGTTCGTTCTCTGTTT is part of the Primulina eburnea isolate SZY01 chromosome 1, ASM2296580v1, whole genome shotgun sequence genome and encodes:
- the LOC140804190 gene encoding uncharacterized protein; this translates as MACRVIFSRKRNEFSWSTTLISDFRKARNKEKIADIPLKGNQDKIWSLPRNCSFKLNVDAAVNVESHKFSIGGVVRDNQGRLMLAFGKQINQPLSVVHGELLAIREGIILLYDKGLSNVQVASDSLLTVQAVTTEQDDLGYIGLCALDIKERLKRPSISECIHVCRLSNNVAHNIARFACSSPSLFVWMNGEFPFWLVNLVMDDFNQ